In Macadamia integrifolia cultivar HAES 741 chromosome 5, SCU_Mint_v3, whole genome shotgun sequence, a single window of DNA contains:
- the LOC122080082 gene encoding protein EFFECTOR OF TRANSCRIPTION 2-like, whose translation MESKGGRLGVSRLKREECKRTKHDSVFSKWKILIGPSDWENFSLGKEGTERYRTHNLPVSCSCSGLYELGISTSLTGFDDHGGDGREGGERRSLRGLDPDGIIVAYLGQADNVRTRLQHYGRAGSHLGHGNWVGRFDQEEKVPCFASGGPGLFQEIFSRGFPIVFRWASMENKKEAERTEALLLGVFDYAWNKGGNGPRRPNDILVKLDRIISKTTILPNIARKLQEWKRHHPFPQKQMGIRIKDSPSPASDAESIICSDEKPNNLLSWVCKFGRSQPQILKQECSDEDDHGSICGVALGDGSVCRNKPVEGRKRCGQHKGKRINGSISESVTKGKLQIHGAGLDGGSICVEVPVLDRSKTRGDSKLENLPSQVFKLERLQPPLMMEKYSLNEDCTLCGVILGDGSVCRAKPVKGRKRCEQHKGKRMSTSISKSLLKGNDLGLEIGSGDMETSLYGSKISTSGDWELDKLCPQVVKHDRLRPQLVTGRCVSVENYTICGVALGDGSVCNNKPVQGRKRCAEHKGKRTSK comes from the exons ATGGAAAGTAAGGGGGGAAGATTAGGCGTGTCGAGGCTGAAGAGAGAGGAGTGTAAACGCACCAAACACGACTCCGTCTTCTCTAAATGGAAG ATTCTGATTGGACCTTCTGATTGGGAGAATTTTTCGTTGGGAAAGGAAGGTACAGAGAGGTACCGAACACACAACCTACCTGTAAGTTGTTCATGTTCTGGGCTGTATGAACTCGGCATATCGACATCCCTCACCGGCTTCGATGATCATGGCGGAGATGGACGAGAAGGAGGAGAGCGGAGGAGTCTTCGCGGGCTTGATCCAGATGGAATAATAGTAGCGTACCTGGGACAAGCCGACAATGTGAGGACAAGACTACAGCATTACGGCCGGGCTGGTTCTCATCTTGGCCATGGCAACTGGGTTGGTCGTTTCGATCAAGAGGAAAAGGTCCCTTGTTTCGCTAGTGGAGGTCCTGGATTGTTTCAAGAGATCTTCTCCAGGGGTTTTCCCATCGTATTTAGATGGGCTTCG ATGGAAAACAAGAAGGAAGCTGAGAGAACTGAAGCTCTATTGCTTGGGGTTTTTGATTATGCATGGAATAAAGGTGGAAATGGTCCTCGACGCCCTAATGATATCCTTGTAAAACTAGATAGAATAATTTCAAAAACTACCATACTTCCAAACATCGCCAGAAAGCTCCAAGAATGGAAGAGGCATCACCCTTTCCCTCAGAAGCAAATGGGAATCAGGATCAAAGACAGCCCATCGCCTGCTTCAGATGCTGAATCCATTATCTGTAGTGATGAGAAGCCTAACAATCTCCTTTCCTGGGTTTGCAAATTTGGCAGATCACAGCCTCAAATACTTAAGCAAGAATGCAGTGATGAGGACGACCATGGTAGCATTTGCGGAGTGGCTTTAGGTGATGGATCTGTTTGTAGAAACAAGCCCgttgaaggaagaaaaagatgtgGGCAGCATAAAGGGAAGAGAATTAATGGGTCAATCTCTGAGTCAGTaacaaagggaaaattacaaatACATGGTGCGGGCTTAGATGGAGGGTCTATCTGTGTGGAAGTTCCAGTACTTGATAGGAGTAAGACTAGAGGGGATTCTAAGCTTGAGAATCTTCCTTCCCAGGTTTTTAAACTTGAGAGACTGCAGCCTCCCTTGATGATGGAAAAATATAGTCTTAATGAGGACTGCACCCTATGTGGGGTGATTTTAGGAGATGGGTCTGTTTGCAGAGCCAAACCTGTCAAAGGCAGGAAAAGGTGCGAGCAGCATAAAGGAAAGAGGATGAGTACCTCCATCTCAAAGTCATTGCTGAAAGGGAATGATTTGGGCCTTGAAATTGGATCTGGCGATATGGAAACTTCACTATATGGAAGCAAGATCAGTACCAGTGGAGATTGGGAACTTGATAAACTGTGTCCTCAGGTTGTAAAACATGATAGACTGCGGCCTCAACTAGTGACTGGAAGATGTGTTTCTGTTGAGAACTATACTATTTGTGGTGTAGCTTTAGGTGATGGATCTGTTTGTAATAACAAACCTGTCcagggaagaaaaagatgtgCAGAACATAAAGGAAAGAGGACTAGTAAATGA